The following proteins come from a genomic window of Dehalococcoidia bacterium:
- the rplJ gene encoding 50S ribosomal protein L10: protein MPTQKKIETVAELTDLIRRSRVVIGSDYRGLKVSEITALRKQLREQGIEMHVVKNTLFARAAEAAGKAEMAELCEGPTAIVVGFDDPIAPIKTVVEYQRTSRNTFAPRKAYLDGTIYPGARLSELATLPSRETLIAEVAGALQSPITTLVYLLQATVQEFAGLLDARAQQLEGAA, encoded by the coding sequence TTGCCCACACAGAAGAAGATCGAGACCGTCGCCGAACTGACGGACCTCATCAGGCGCAGCAGGGTGGTGATCGGCTCCGACTATCGCGGGCTCAAGGTCAGCGAAATCACGGCCCTGCGCAAACAGTTGCGCGAGCAGGGAATCGAGATGCACGTGGTGAAGAACACCCTCTTCGCCCGCGCCGCCGAGGCCGCCGGCAAGGCGGAGATGGCCGAGCTCTGCGAAGGCCCAACGGCCATCGTCGTAGGCTTCGACGACCCGATAGCGCCGATCAAGACCGTGGTCGAGTACCAGCGCACGTCGCGCAATACGTTCGCGCCGCGCAAGGCGTACCTGGACGGGACGATCTACCCGGGCGCTCGGCTCTCCGAGCTGGCGACGCTGCCGTCCAGGGAGACGCTGATCGCGGAGGTGGCCGGCGCCCTGCAGTCGCCAATCACGACGCTGGTATACCTGCTGCAGGCGACCGTCCAGGAGTTCGCCGGCCTGTTGGACGCCAGGGCGCAGCAGCTGGAAGGCGCCGCCTGA
- the rplA gene encoding 50S ribosomal protein L1, with product MKRGKRYLEAQKLVDRRRAYAPEEAIALAKRTATAKFDETVELHLRTGLDPRHADQQLRGTTILPHGLGKTVRVLVFAEGEAARFAQEAGADYYGGDELIRRVEGGWTDFDVALASRDIMGKVGRLGRVLGPRGLMPNPRSGTVVEPQDIPKAVRDARQGRVEFRLDRTALVHVPIGKASFDDKALLENMASVVDAIVKAKPAGAKGQYIRSASLTTTMGPGVKLELGPTLALTTS from the coding sequence ATGAAGCGCGGCAAGAGATACCTCGAAGCTCAGAAGCTCGTCGACCGCAGGAGGGCGTACGCACCGGAAGAGGCCATCGCCCTGGCGAAGCGCACCGCGACCGCCAAGTTTGACGAGACAGTGGAGCTGCACCTGCGCACAGGGCTCGACCCTCGCCACGCGGACCAGCAACTCCGCGGCACGACGATTCTGCCGCACGGCCTGGGCAAGACGGTCCGGGTCCTGGTGTTCGCCGAAGGCGAGGCGGCCCGCTTCGCCCAGGAGGCGGGCGCCGATTACTACGGCGGCGACGAGCTGATCCGCCGCGTCGAGGGTGGCTGGACCGACTTCGACGTCGCCCTCGCCTCGCGCGACATCATGGGCAAAGTTGGGCGCCTCGGCCGCGTCCTTGGCCCGCGCGGCCTGATGCCGAACCCGCGGTCAGGGACCGTCGTCGAGCCGCAGGACATCCCGAAGGCAGTGCGCGACGCCCGTCAGGGACGCGTCGAGTTCCGCCTCGACCGGACAGCGCTGGTGCACGTGCCAATCGGCAAGGCCAGTTTCGACGACAAAGCGCTGCTCGAGAACATGGCCTCGGTGGTCGATGCAATCGTGAAGGCGAAGCCCGCCGGCGCCAAGGGCCAGTACATCCGCTCGGCGTCCCTCACCACAACGATGGGACCCGGCGTCAAGCTCGAACTCGGGCCGACGCTGGCCCTGACGACGAGCTAG